From Bacteroidales bacterium, the proteins below share one genomic window:
- a CDS encoding isocitrate/isopropylmalate family dehydrogenase, whose product MAKRTIVAMPGDGIGNVVLEETIRVLTAAGFDAEYVNGDIGWEFWCKEGNPLPDRTLKLLEKHKIGLFGAITSKPKDKATAELAPELKDKGFVYYSPIVTMRQKFGLDICMRPCQTLVGNPLNFVRRASNGGVDEPVVDCMIFRQNTEGLYGGVEWTNPPDNVYDALMSHPRFKDNFAWCPRPELAVSTRIVTKKYCTRIIKAAFEYAKKRGFDKVTLCEKPNVIRETSGMMLKIAQEMSKKEYPNIWVEDVNIDAMMMWLTKNPENYHVIVSENMFGDIVSDAFAGLIGGLGFATSAQFNPESGVAVFEPTHGSAPKYADYKVSIVNPIAMVLSAVMMLEHLNEMELANRIRKAVGDVVKEGKVRAYDMLKMKGTPEVINQGAASTKQMADAIIAKLK is encoded by the coding sequence ATGGCAAAAAGAACAATTGTAGCTATGCCCGGAGATGGCATTGGTAATGTAGTGTTGGAAGAAACCATCCGTGTACTAACTGCTGCTGGCTTTGATGCAGAATATGTCAATGGAGATATAGGCTGGGAGTTTTGGTGCAAGGAAGGAAATCCGCTACCCGACCGTACATTGAAACTTTTGGAAAAACATAAAATCGGATTGTTTGGAGCTATTACCTCAAAACCAAAAGACAAAGCAACTGCTGAACTGGCGCCCGAATTAAAAGATAAAGGATTTGTATATTACAGTCCTATTGTTACTATGCGTCAGAAGTTTGGACTGGATATTTGCATGCGTCCATGTCAGACTTTGGTTGGCAATCCGCTCAACTTTGTTCGTCGTGCTTCTAATGGCGGCGTAGATGAACCGGTAGTTGATTGTATGATCTTTCGTCAGAACACTGAAGGTTTATATGGTGGTGTGGAATGGACCAATCCTCCCGACAATGTATATGATGCATTAATGTCTCACCCAAGATTCAAAGATAATTTTGCATGGTGTCCGCGTCCTGAATTAGCTGTTTCTACTCGTATTGTTACAAAAAAATATTGTACCCGCATTATTAAAGCAGCATTTGAATATGCTAAGAAACGTGGTTTTGATAAAGTTACGCTTTGCGAAAAACCAAATGTGATTCGTGAAACATCAGGAATGATGCTGAAAATTGCACAGGAAATGAGTAAAAAAGAATATCCGAACATTTGGGTTGAAGACGTAAACATCGATGCAATGATGATGTGGCTAACAAAAAATCCTGAAAACTACCATGTAATTGTTTCCGAAAACATGTTTGGCGACATCGTATCCGATGCATTCGCAGGTTTAATCGGAGGACTTGGTTTTGCTACTTCAGCACAATTCAACCCAGAATCAGGCGTAGCTGTTTTTGAACCCACACATGGCTCGGCTCCTAAATATGCCGATTATAAAGTATCTATTGTAAACCCAATAGCCATGGTGCTTTCAGCAGTGATGATGCTTGAACATCTGAACGAAATGGAATTGGCTAACCGCATTCGCAAAGCTGTTGGCGATGTTGTGAAAGAAGGTAAAGTCAGGGCTTATGATATGTTGAAAATGAAAGGTACTCCTGAAGTTATTAACCAGGGCGCTGCTTCAACTAAACAAATGGCCGATGCAATCATTGCTAAACTGAAATAA
- a CDS encoding HDIG domain-containing protein, protein MCDNIKQEFIDKAKKLWPELEWIKNADLREKTTNTWALALQKSVLTVDDLNTIPFTLLAGPDLKVSFMDHKRAVVHIAKDCADQMNKFFKNDLPVNLDVLIAGAILADVGKLLEYEMKDGKSVQGKYGKYLRHPFSGVSLAEQCGVPADVCHIIATHAGEGDMVKRTTEAFVVHHADFMTFEPFKDRLK, encoded by the coding sequence ATGTGCGACAATATTAAACAAGAATTTATTGATAAAGCAAAAAAATTATGGCCGGAACTGGAATGGATAAAAAATGCCGATCTTCGCGAAAAGACTACCAACACCTGGGCACTGGCACTTCAGAAAAGTGTTCTTACTGTTGACGACCTGAATACTATTCCTTTTACTTTACTTGCCGGACCTGATTTAAAAGTATCATTCATGGATCACAAACGTGCAGTAGTACATATTGCCAAGGATTGCGCCGACCAGATGAATAAATTTTTCAAGAATGATTTACCGGTAAATCTTGATGTACTTATAGCAGGTGCTATTCTTGCTGACGTTGGTAAACTTTTAGAATATGAAATGAAAGACGGAAAATCAGTTCAGGGAAAATATGGGAAATATTTACGTCATCCGTTCTCCGGAGTTTCATTAGCTGAACAGTGTGGTGTTCCGGCTGATGTTTGTCATATTATTGCAACACATGCCGGCGAAGGCGATATGGTTAAAAGAACCACCGAAGCCTTTGTTGTTCATCATGCCGACTTCATGACCTTTGAACCTTTTAAAGACAGGCTTAAATAA